The following are encoded together in the Juglans microcarpa x Juglans regia isolate MS1-56 chromosome 2D, Jm3101_v1.0, whole genome shotgun sequence genome:
- the LOC121250349 gene encoding uncharacterized protein LOC121250349 — protein sequence MLMLMLRIRRNSSCMFAAQHIMGYYTISSSSCHITRNDRPLFLVLDKGFQWNALNPHSCTTFINGSGRGRRPGGRGGIAVGTGFNGFALDLKGCLRDEDNIDAIAFHKGKGKAKGMGPRAFAPQYLQLLPVRDLEIGLQDGTASPRNATATANQNQQHGASHHGSPLGFPDRHLPDKIVVAVDVDEVLGNFVSALNRFIADRYFSNHSISEYHVYEFFKIWNCSRDEADIRVHEFFKTPYFKTGIHPIPGARRVLHTLSRFCNLSVVTSRQNAIKDHTIDWIEKHYPGLFQEIHFGNHFALDGVSRPKSEICRSLGANVLIDDNPRYAIECAEIGIRVLLFDYENSYPWCKTESVNQHPLVTKVHNWAEVEKQLMSWIVS from the exons ATGTTAATGTTGATGTTAAGGATCAGAAGGAACAGTAGTTGCATGTTTGCTGCTCAACATATTATGGGTTATTATACAATCAGTAGTAGTAGTTGTCATATAACCCGCAATGATCGCCCCCTTTTCTTGGTTTTGGATAAGGGATTTCAATGGAACGCCTTGAATCCTCACTCTTGTACCACTTTTATCAATGGAAGTGGACGAGGTCGAAGACCGGGAGGAAGAGGAGGGATTGCAGTTGGCACTGGCTTTAATGGCTTCGCCCTCGATCTCAAAGGTTGCCTGAGGGACGAAGATAATATTGACGCCATTGCTTTTCACAAAGGAAAGGGAAAAGCAAAGGGAATGGGTCCCCGTGCATTCGCTCCGCAGTACCTGCAGTTGCTCCCTGTCCGTGATCTCGAGATTGGTCTTCAGGACGGCACTGCTAGTCCTCGTAATGCCACTGCCACTGCAAACCAAAATCAACAACATGGGGCATCACACCACGGAAGCCCTCTTGGATTCCCTGACCGTCATTTGCCCGATAAAATTGTTGTCGCCGTTGATGTGGATGAgg TTCTGGGAAACTTCGTGTCTGCTCTAAACAGATTTATTGCTGATCGTTACTTTTCAAACCATTCAATTTCCGAGTATCATGTCTATGAGTTCTTCAAG ATATGGAACTGTTCCCGTGATGAAG CTGATATCCGTGTCCACGAGTTCTTTAAAACACCATACTTCAAGACAGGGATTCATCCTATCCCAGGTGCTCGGAGGGTCCTCCATACATTATCAAGATTCTGCAACCTATCAGTTGTGAC GTCTCGGCAGAACGCAATCAAGGACCATACCATTGATTGGATTGAGAAGCATTATCCAGGATTGTTTCAGGAGATTCACTTTGGCAATCATTTCGCTTTGGATGGGGTGTCTAGGCCAAAGTCCGAAATATGCAG GTCCTTGGGAGCTAACGTCCTGATTGATGACAATCCAAGATATGCTATTGAGTGCGCTGAAATTGGAATCAGGGTTCTACTTTTTGATTATGAGAACTCATATCCTTGGTGCAAGACGGAGTCTGTCAATCAACATCCTCTTGTGACGAAGGTTCATAATTGGGCAGAAGTGGAAAAGCAGCTGATGTCTTGGATTGTTTCTTAG